In the genome of Malania oleifera isolate guangnan ecotype guangnan chromosome 5, ASM2987363v1, whole genome shotgun sequence, the window GTCGCCGACGCTCTCCTTCCCTCAGGTTCACCGGTGAACCCCGTCGCGGGTCTCTCGGAAAACCCCACCATTCCTAAGGTAACCGAAGCATTTATTTGTTCATTTTCTGGCAGATGTTACATGAACACCAACTGTTCGATGAAATTACTAGCTGATTGTTTTGCCTTGTTTTTACTTTATAGGGTTATTTTCAAGCCGCTGATAATTTTTATTCACATGATTAATTCGTCTCTTAgattttatattcataaatttgaGCCTTGGACTGTCAACATGTATATCAAATAGGACCTTTCATTTAACAACATTATTGAAATATAAGAATACAAGCATACAAGTCTAGACTTGTATATCACACCTAAATACCAAACACCCATTTGACCTAGTTTTTCATCTCATAAACCATTATACTCTTCTTTTGATTACTAAGTAAACAATATAGTAGGCTTTAAGATAGAATATGGAGCTAAATCCATCTTTTTATAGCCGGTAAGTTACATTTTATTTGTTTGTATGGACTTGAATGCTTGTCTAGGGGCAAATTGACATATTAACTTAGTAATCGAAGTTGAAAGGGGTGACCCAATGATactgttgtttttatttttattaacttAATTATGTTGTTTGCATTTTAATAGGTAGAGATAAGGCAAAAAATTCATGTTGATGGGGAAGTGAATCGAGCTCGGTGTATGATGCAAAACCCATCTCTCGTAGCTGCCAAGACTAGCTGCTGTGATGTGTATGTTTTTGATTGCACCAAACACCCAGTAAAGCCCAAAGAGGGTGGTTCATGTGATCCTGACTTGAGACTAAGGGGTCATAGTAAAGAAGGTTATGGATTGTCATGGAGCCCCTTTAAAGAGGGGTACCTACTGAGTGGCTCAAATGACCAAAAAATATGTTTGTGGGATGTGTCCGCCATGCCCCAAGATAAAGTACTCTACACAATGCGTGTTTATGAGGTAATTCAGTTTTTGATATTTTTGCATATTCCAATTCTGGGTTTGTTTAGTGCTTACTTCATTAATGTTTAATTTTAGGCTCATGAAGATGTGGTGGAACATGTGTCGTGGCATTGgaagaatgaaaatttatttgGGTCAGTGGGGGATGACTGTCGATTAATGATCTGGGACTTGCGCTTGGACAAGCCCCAACAATCTGTCACAGCTCATGAGAATGAGGTGAATCGATCTTTGAAATTGTTTCCTTTGGTGTTATTAGATGTCATAGACTCCATACACACAAATGCTTTAATGCTGCCACATGTTTTAAATTGTTAGATTGGTTTTCATTTTTAATGATCTGATATGTGTCTCACAAATATTTTGCTGATTCAAAAAAGTATCTGGGTTATTCTTGCCCTAGTTGCTTTTTTGGATTTAAAGTAGTGATGTTGGAAGGAAGGTGAAATTGAAAATAGAAGGATGAGGAGTGGTGATAGACTGTATAGAGGAAGCCTGAAGAGCTAGGGCTCTCTCTGAATAATTTTTCATTCACAGTACTAATCTAAAGTTAGATGTATCTTTTAAAAGTGTAGTTGATGATGCCTTTAGTCTTTACATAAGAACCAATTTCCCAGAGAAGTTATGGATTGCAAAGCAGGTTATGTTATGAATTACACTTACCTTCATTTTTTAGTACTGCGCTATACATTATGCTCTATTTCATGTTTCATTTTCATATAAGGTTTTCTCATAGGAAAGCTGTTTTTTCTTAAATGATCatgtattatttttaatttattaatcgATTGCAAGTTGCAACAGTTAGTAATTCTGATGCCCTATTTTTCTATTGAAATGTCCATCCAACCGAAATATGGGTGGAGAATTTTAGGGCTTGGTTCATGAATTATGGTCTCCAAACTGAAAAAATTAGCTGGATAGCCTGGATGTTGCTTCATGTATACGAGTATCATTGAATTTTTTATGGACTCTAGATACATGATAACAATATCAGTTAGTACTTGGATAAAGGACTGTTCAAGTAATGATGCTGTGGTCATCCCTGTTCCATCATGAAAAATTCAAAGATGTGAGTGGAAATATAAATTCACGtgctctctttcttctttttttttttttatatcgcCAGGTGTCTTGGTCTTATGCACTAGACTAATTCCACGCCTACGCCAGCTGTGCCTTCGACCAACACGTAAGAGGTAAATCGCGGATGTGTGCTGCAGGTGGCAGGGTTCGAACCTCAGACTTCACCTTTGTCCAAGGCTGTCTGATGCAAGTCCTTATCACCTGAGCTTATGCCCGGGGGCAAATTCATGGGCTCTATTGCTTGTGGTCTTGTGGGATGTGAAGCTGATATATTGTAAATTTCATGCTTGCAATTGTATTCATCGAGAACTCATCATTTGCGTAGTTGAAGAACATTTTTAACTTTCTATAAAAAGCTAAATGGCCCATTTgttttatcattcttttaatgACTGTTATGTTTACTTGTATATGCAATCTGGCCTAGTGAATCCATGTTTATGTTTTCCAGTTTTGCTGCTGTTCCATTTTTGTTAATTTTAAACAAAGTGACCTTGTGTTCCTCTTCTCCTCAGTTTTTGTAATTTCTCAACTGCTGCAAAAGAAAATGAACGGATTGTTACTAATGGCAACCCTATTTCTGATCCCAGGTTAATTATCTATCTTTCAATTCGCATAATGAGTGGGTTCTTGCTACGGCATCTTCAGACACTACTGTTGGTCTGTTTGATATAAGGAAGCTGACTGAGCCACTGCATGTTCTTAGTAGTCACACGTATGCTATCTGACCTAATGCCATTGGAAAATTTTGATGTTGATtacttgtgaaaaatattatgcTGTTTTTCTCCTCCATCCCATATAGTAgattattttaccatattttgGTAGCCTTTTGTTTTCCCACTTTTTGCTGCTCCTAAAAACTACATTGTTATATGTAATAGAGTGAGGATACTTGGTTggatataattaatataatttataattaataatcTTTAACCATGCCATTACTTCTAAAAATTCATTCAGTAGGTGAGCATGCTGGATTATTTTGATATGTAATTATGTTTGCAGCATATCTTATTTATAAATATGATATAAACATGGTCAAATGTAAAGTCAATTCAATTTTTCATCCACATGTAAAAAAAATGACGATTTCCATGTTCACTGTAAACTCTCTGATTTATTTTGAATGGCCTATTGGTTAAGTTTTATTTTGTGCATTCAGAGCTTACTAATTTTCTTCTCATTTATGTTTCTCTTGAGTTTATTGTTTGATGTCTGATATGACAGTACTTGCTGGATTTTGTTTTTTACAGGGAGGAGGTTTTCCAAGTAGAATGGGATCCTAATCATGAAACTGTCTTGGCATCTTCTGCTGATGATAGAAGGTTGATGGTTTGGGATCTTAACAGGTATTGTATGCCAAGAAACTTCAAATTACCGCTTAGAATGTGTTCAATATGCTTCTATTTCTCTAAACTTTTGGAAAAGATTTACTTTCTCTGTTTCCTCATGTATCTTCTCTTGTGCATATTATTTAGTGCCTTTTGTGCTTAAAAGTAGGCAACTGAGGCGTGCTTTGTTGGGTTGAAGCCTTGAAGGTCAACCCAAGCGCAACACTAATAGTTTGAGAGGTTGAGTCTAATTCAATCCAATGTTGGGCTCAAGGTCTTCAACCAAGTTGGATTAGATCAAACCagtttttttttgggagggggggggggggggggggcacagGGGGgctaataattaaatttattccCGGATAATGTATTTTAACCTTTTTTAAGATAACAAAATTCAATAACAAATGGTACGTTTGTCTTTGCTTCAAAATATGAGAAATCAATGGCATAGCTCATCAAGATCTGTTGGTGCCATAGCGCCCTCTGTCTTTGGTTTTGCACATGCACATAAACATAAGCAAGAAAGAGCATTGTGGCTGTAGTACTCGATGGGCCATATAGTTTTCCAAATCAGTGGGAAGATTTGAACCAACCGGTAGTAGTAACTAAAAATAGATAGAATAAGTAAATTATATGTTCTTAGGATAAGTAAATTATACCATAGGGGGCTACATTTTATCCCTTTTATGTGGAGGAGATGAGTCTTTCATTGTTTCTAATGGAGGtttaaactttgaaaaacttCCAACCAGATTGCGGCATTGGAGACCTAACAAAAATGTGGTGAGGATGACATATCAAGAAGTTATTGTTTCCATTGAAGGGATTAATCTTTTGCCCAGTTTTGTTTCTGGGACTGAACTTCTGTTAATGATTTGCTATGACAAACTTATGTGAAGTCCATAAACTAGGAATGAAGTACAAGTTTTTAAAGTTTAATatctattataaaaataaaaatcagttCCCGCGACAGGAATGGGGTAAAACTTTGGCCTTGGGTGTAATTTGCCTAAAATTTTAGCTCATTATAGTTTGACCCAACAGATATGTGAACACAAAAGCACACTGCTCATTAGAGACCAAAATTTACAGTGTTATCTTCAAGgttatgttaaaattttgaaCCTTAATGGATTGTATCAGTCTCCAGCATTCTGCAAATCTTTTCCTAAGCTCACTGATGTGGTGATTGTGCCCTCAGGATTGGAGATGAGCAACTAGAAGGAGAAGTTGAGGATGGGCCACCTGAGCTGTTATTCTCTCATGGGGGTCACAAAGCCAAGATATCAGACTTCTCATGGAACAAGAATGAGCCATGGGTCATTTCAAGTGTAGCTGAGGACAACACTCTTCAGGTCTGGCAGATGGCTGAGAGCATTTACCGTGATGACTATGAAAATACATGCAGCTAACAACTATTTGTAGATCTTGTTCGAGGGAAACTTCCGGCAGCAACATAATTACGTAGTTTTTGATTGGAAGCCATTTCTTCTTGCAGAATGTTTATCAACTTCCAGCTTGTTTTGGCCTGTTGTCTTTTAACACTGATTGAAAAATTTATCTGAGAGTTACTTGCTCATTTTGGTCAGTTTGTGCTATAGGGGTGTGTATATTTTAATGAGTTTCCCCCTTAAATCTGTTCTTGTTAATTTAGATGGTTTGTTTTGTTTAGGAAAAATAAAGTCAAACATGATTTTACATTATTGGCAAATTTTGGTCCCAAAAGGTCATGATTTAGCAAAGAAGCCAACATTCTCATGTACTTGGTTGACTCAACCATTTTGTACCCATTTAAGGCTCAACGTTCCTGCCAATCAAGATCTATGTTtgaggaagaaaaaaaattaattttttgtcgCGTATTCTCTCTATATTAACCATAACCATTAATCTCAGTATTCAGATTAAGAATTGATCAAATGCAATTCTAAATTAagtaaacaataaaaaattttctgTTCATTGACTCATTATATAAATTAACCTTGAATATTTCTATTTTCTTCCCATATTTTATTTACCATGAGAAGAAAGAGCTCTTTCATTTTCAGTGACTTCCCTGAAAGATAGAATTATTGTGAGAACTTTTTTGAAGTCCAGACTTGCAGCTTTCAAGGTGGTTGTTGGAAGGTTAATGGACAAGTTTCAAATATTGACCACCTACAGAGCAGATTGTTGTACCACATTCATGTTTTGAAAAGGCTAAAACATGCCATACCCATGTGTACCAAGCAAACCATGCAGTTAGGTCATCTCCCATGCCCATGAACACACCTGTTCACAACTCGGTAGCAGCAAAACATGGAAGGATTTCCACCCACCTTAAACCACATCTAGATTAAGAGATTTGTGAGCAAAACACAAgaaaaaagaaaccaaaaaaaaatggaaatcaaaTTTTCTGTGTTCTCTCCACCTCAAATAAAGAAAGATATAAAGGCTGATAGCaagtgaaataaaaaaaaatttcttcattGATTCATTTATCCTCATTGCCAAACAAGAAAAGAAGATTCATTTGTCATTACATATTTTCCTTCTATTTCCTTCGTGTTTTTCAAGTTAGCCAAAACCCCTGTGGTCCCGCCAAGATTTGGCATAGCACAGAAAAAAGAGAACACACCCAAAATAAGGACACCAAACAATAATAGCTGCAAACTAAATGAAGCATTTCTGTAATCTGAAAAGAATGAAAAGCTGAGAGCTTGAGCTCATTTTGGTGTTTGAGCTTCATAGAAAACCAAAAGTTTGTCTCTGCTCAATAGTTTTTGTAGATGCACACTCTCTAACCTAGGCTTTACAAAACATTCATATAGACTTGGACAGGAACACTACTACCAACCAAACCACCAGTAAATCAGAAGCAGATCTAGCTAATATTGAGCTCGATATGTACCAGCAGTGCCAGCCCTAGGAGCCCAGAAAAAAACATGACAGGAAAAAAATGAACACAAAATGACCTGAGGGCAAGGCCACAGCAGTTCAGCAGAACTCTTATTGGAAGCAAATATGTGCCCTCAAGAGAATAAAATAGCCCCATCTGATTAGCTCCTCAACTTGCTGTTGCAGTGCAAGCTCctgcaataaaataaataaacacaatGTTGATCAGGATCACGAGAGGGTGAAGAGCAATCAGTTTAACACAAGATTTTGAACTGTCTGCCAGTCCATCATTTTTATGAACATTGGAATGAAGAAAAATGGACAAAACAAAGAGGGCATAGAAAATGTAATTCACATCTACATTACGTTTGGGAATATGGATTTCGGactttagatttagatttgggtGGATTGAGATAAATTTCAAtccaattttatattttattttatccaaatccaatacaaaccCAAATCTAagacctctccaaacatagggttacTCTaaatttcagaatattagtgTGTACAAATAGTATTTTATCTGAAGTTTGGATATCAGTAAGTTAAACAGATAACCACAATAATCTCGcacaaagaaacaaaatttgtCACATGCTAATCCCCaattaattttttccttttttcttttagtAAAAAAGTAAAGTGCTTGATTGGGTTTAGTTACTGAAGGGGCCTAGGTTTACCAGCACAAGCTTGTCCATTGGTTAAGTTTGTGAGGATTGGTAGGTGAGTGAGCACTTCTGCAtgtttttatttcttattcttttaatTCCCTTGAGCATTGATCCACAAAGATTTGTGATTATTTATATTGCATTAAGTTATCTAGTTTCTACTAAGAGACATGCCTCCTAATATCACCAACCAAAATAAGTTTGATGGAGGCTAAAATGAACCCATGAGTACAATATTGAAAGAATAAACATAGAAGATGCCATGGCAATGGTGAAGGGAACTTTGGAAAAATACCATGAGAAGGCATAGTGAAAGCTTTATGCATATGCAGGCATGTGGGGGCAGAATCATTGTTAAAAAGAATAGCAAATTAATCGTTAAACTTCTTGCTCCGATGTAAACACAACTTTGTAGGGATAATAGTCTCCAACAGAAACATATATTCATACTCTTACCGCAGAAAATAGGAATAGGGGGCAGTCTTGAGAAATTTCAGCATATTCCAACAAGCTCcatcttattttattttgggtGAAAGAGAGACATAGGGGTGGGGGTTGTCACAACTACTATTTATGAGACAACAAGCTCCATTTTGCAGCATATTCCAACAACTGCTATCTATGAGACACTAACTAGATTATAAGACACCAATAATCATTTGCATTGCGCGCCTGTAAGCTCTAAACAGCTAAgaagttaaaaaaaaacaaattaaggGCATAAACAAGCAAGCTTTAAGATTTATCAGAACTGCTTATCACCATGATACCAACTTATTTCCTTTCAAGAATCCGAATAATAAGGGAAATTAGACAATGAACGAGCAATAATAGATGCCATTTACCATATTTCCAGACTAAAACGAAAGAAAATGTTCAATAAAAAAGTTATATCTTGCTAAAATGAACCAGATTGTCCTACTTCCATTAAAAAAATGAACATAATCATCCTACTTtcattaaaaaatgaacatactTTCACCCTAAGATTTACCTTTCCCCTTATTTGGATTGGAAGAATTCACAGCAGGCACTGCACTCCCAAGTCCACAGCCAGGGAGCTCCTTGAATCCAGAGTTTGGACTACCTAAACACTGAAAATTCTCAAATTCACAACCACTAAATCCTTGGCCATTTAATGCTGAGCCATCTCCACTTTTGCCTTCCACTCCCGGATGAAGGCAGTAAACCTGATCATCACACTGCAAGTTACATGGGTTCATCACATATGCACCATTCAAGTTTGCATTGACCATGCTCTGCTGGTACACATCCCCACTCCTAGCTGATTTCTGATAAGGGAAAGATCCAATTTCCCCTTCAATCCTCCCTCTGATGTCCACAAGCAAGCACTTAAGCCTCGCAATCTCGGCTTCCAATGCAGCCTGCCCCTGCAATCTTTTCAACAACTGCTGATTCAAAGTCCTCAACCTAACAACCTCGTCCTCTAACGAAGCAGCCCGAGCCTTCTTCTTCTCACGATATTTGCGAACTGCTTCCCGGTTTCCCAATGGAcgtttctttgatttcttttctgCAGATTCTGCAGTATCTTCGGGTTCGGGAGTGGATTTGTCTTCAGATGGGGCAGAGAGAATTTTGGTGTGCACATGAAAACAGGTGTGGGTATGAGAGAAATCAGGACCCGGTGGGTTGCATGTGTGGGTATGAGTGCAAGCATGGGTATCCTTCAGAAATTCATCAAAGAAACTGTCCATAGAGCAACTGCTTGGAAGCTCCCCTACATTTGGACTTGAAAAAACCTCTTGATTAGAGAAATCAAGCTCCCCGTCATCCATTGCAAGGGAGAAACCATAGACCTGGACAAACAGAAAAACAGAATATAGTAAAATAAGTGGCCAAGTTCTGATCTTGAGCGTCACCCACAGTACGACTTGGcattcatttcattcatttctatttgcaaaaaaaaaaaatcagaaacaaaaagATTTCCTGATGCATCTTAGCAATACCAAACATGTTGTCAAAAAGCACTGAAATCTTATAGTAATGCAGCAACCACATACAGACGTTGAGGTATAAAAGcacaatacaaataaaaaattgcGGATTTCGAGAATGAGTTTCTGCACGGACGAATAAAGCAAAACAAAACCAAGAAAAAACCCTAAAAGCGGATCACAATCATCACATACAAACAAGACGAATTCTGGCAATTCAGGCAAAACCCAGATGACTGTGATCACAGGATAGCAAAGAtgaacaatccaacaaccttcGCATTCAATCACTAGCTTTGAAGAGAAAGACTTACCATGAAAACCCCAGAAGAACGATATTGCAGAAACCGATCCAAATCCAGAGATCAAAGGAACTGATATCTGCAATTAACTTGGGGGATTTGCGTAAAAAATCACAAATTTTAAGCTTGAAACCCTAGTGATAAAGGAGCTGCTGCAGAAGTATATATGTGATGGGGAAGAACAGAAACCCTATAAAGGCTAAAAGGTAATAATGATGCAAGGCGACATTCTAATAGGGAAAGAAAAAATGGATGACCAGGAGAGGCCGATTGGCTCGGAGATTCCACGAACACACACTGACTGGTATTCTGTCTCCCTCACGAAGTCAGGAAATTAGAAACTCACGGCTTTCAAATCAATTTATAGGTTCTTGGGGGACTGATGTGCAAAAATCAAAGAAATGCAGGGAATTATACTATGATATGTGGGTCCATGTCACTCGCAATGGTTTTGCAAGGTTCATTTGTCACCATTGATAAATCAAAAATGGGATAGCCAATATgattcagtttatatttttattttttttattatgtggACTTATAATGGTCATCACTATGACAAATATTATCAGTGAATTTATTACATTATgaaattatgattaatttattatttgtAATTAAGAGTTTTACATAAtgttaaattaatatttgaacCTATTAAGGTGTTATGAAACTTACATTATTAGGATTGGTACCAAAACACATCTTCTACTTGTGTGGGTCTATATTATAAATGTCAGTATGCTGGAATGAAATGGGTTATAAATGCAATAAAATGAATAATTATAtgattaaatatataattataaagaataattttatttcatttcatttcattcttgtGACCAAATCATATGATTCATAGGTTTGACTTACATATGTCTTCAATCTAGAAGACGTTCAAGTCAAAATGTGAGACTTCCAAATTAGAGGTTTTAGTTCAAATCTTGGTGTGAGGGGATGGGCATATGTGATGGTAGATGATTACCTATATTGTATTCAGGCAAGTGTAGTCCAATTGATTTATTAGAGATGTGACTCttatttgagtggaacgcatgcgcATGGGAAGCACAGTGATGTGAAAAACAAGGAAGCTAACTGCAGGTTTCAATTTCGGGAGATAATCATCAACGGTTTCAATTTGCAGAGGAATCAGCTCTCGGTattaaaccgtcgacagtttgcctaaaccattgacagtttcatTCGGCACAGGTCACGAAATTTGAATCGGAAGATCAGTAAATTGGGGGTTttagaggattttcctccgggAATTGTTACATGAGtgatttagataggttctaaAACTTCTGTAAGTATAAGGTTCGTATATATactatattttgtaacccttgaggGAAGCTTGATGTAAGCTTCACATGAGATAGTGAAAATCTAGTTGCTTGCTCtcgtggacataggcaaattgctgaaccacgtaaattcttatgtctttgattttgtttgttttcctTATTCTTATTGTGA includes:
- the LOC131156646 gene encoding basic leucine zipper 23-like — its product is MVYGFSLAMDDGELDFSNQEVFSSPNVGELPSSCSMDSFFDEFLKDTHACTHTHTCNPPGPDFSHTHTCFHVHTKILSAPSEDKSTPEPEDTAESAEKKSKKRPLGNREAVRKYREKKKARAASLEDEVVRLRTLNQQLLKRLQGQAALEAEIARLKCLLVDIRGRIEGEIGSFPYQKSARSGDVYQQSMVNANLNGAYVMNPCNLQCDDQVYCLHPGVEGKSGDGSALNGQGFSGCEFENFQCLGSPNSGFKELPGCGLGSAVPAVNSSNPNKGKGACTATAS
- the LOC131156645 gene encoding WD-40 repeat-containing protein MSI2-like; translation: MGVDEVEEEFTVWKKNTPLLYDLVISHALEWPSLTVQCLPTPTSPYADPSFSVHKLVLGTHTSDGFPNFLMVADALLPSGSPVNPVAGLSENPTIPKVEIRQKIHVDGEVNRARCMMQNPSLVAAKTSCCDVYVFDCTKHPVKPKEGGSCDPDLRLRGHSKEGYGLSWSPFKEGYLLSGSNDQKICLWDVSAMPQDKVLYTMRVYEAHEDVVEHVSWHWKNENLFGSVGDDCRLMIWDLRLDKPQQSVTAHENEVNYLSFNSHNEWVLATASSDTTVGLFDIRKLTEPLHVLSSHTEEVFQVEWDPNHETVLASSADDRRLMVWDLNRIGDEQLEGEVEDGPPELLFSHGGHKAKISDFSWNKNEPWVISSVAEDNTLQVWQMAESIYRDDYENTCS